The Antricoccus suffuscus genomic interval TAGATCGGTTCCGGCGCAGTCGGTTTTGGCCTACCACGATTCCAGTGATCACCAAAGCCGCGCCAACGGGCTGATTCCATACAAACGACTCGTGCAAGACAAGAATGCCGAGTACGACGCCGACCAGCGGAGTCACGTAAGTGACTGTTGAGGCGTTGGTGGCTCCAACCGCGTGCACGATATTGGTGTTTGCGACGTAAGCGATGCCGGTGCTCAGCGCACCGAGGACAATCATCGAGATGACGACTCGCGCGGTCAGATGCATTGGGGAGGCAATAAACGGGGTCGCCAGCAGCATAATGATGGCTCCGAAGCCGACCTGCATAGTTGCCAGTGGCAGCGACGGTACGTCATGGTCCCGGATGATCCTGCGCAGCGTCACATATCCGATGCCGTAGCAAAGTGTGGCACCGAGGCAGGCGAGTTGGCCCATCAGGCTGCTCTGACCGTTCAGCTCTCGCCACGGGCCGAGCACGGTCACAACGCCGATGAATCCGAGTGCGAGTCCGACGAGCTTGGTGCGCGTCGGCCGTTCCTCGGGCAACGCGATGAGGGCCACGAGCAACGTCATCAACGGCGTAGTGGCGTTCATGATGCTGGCTAGGCCACTGCTTACGTGCAACTCTGCCCAGGAGAACAGCGAAAACGGTATGACAGTCAGGAAAATCGAGACGACCACGAGTTTGCGCCAGACGGCAAGATCGCGAGGAAACCGCTGTCGCGTAACAAGACTGAGCATCACCAGCGTGGTTGCGCCGAACACCACCCGAGCCCAGACGACCTGTGCGACCGAGATCCCTTCGAGACCGATCTTGATGAACATGAAACTGCCGCCCCAGAGCGTGGCCAGTGCCACGAACTGCGCGATAAC includes:
- a CDS encoding DMT family transporter → MAASAPPERRTGFSGIVIAQFVALATLWGGSFMFIKIGLEGISVAQVVWARVVFGATTLVMLSLVTRQRFPRDLAVWRKLVVVSIFLTVIPFSLFSWAELHVSSGLASIMNATTPLMTLLVALIALPEERPTRTKLVGLALGFIGVVTVLGPWRELNGQSSLMGQLACLGATLCYGIGYVTLRRIIRDHDVPSLPLATMQVGFGAIIMLLATPFIASPMHLTARVVISMIVLGALSTGIAYVANTNIVHAVGATNASTVTYVTPLVGVVLGILVLHESFVWNQPVGAALVITGIVVGQNRLRRNRSRI